A genomic region of Pseudopipra pipra isolate bDixPip1 chromosome W, bDixPip1.hap1, whole genome shotgun sequence contains the following coding sequences:
- the LOC135405508 gene encoding zinc finger protein 3-like, producing the protein MDLGRRNPQANTLSPCFPPHQDLSFPKLGRMEEEAARKRKMPWAPQAGPELRTESPEDKSPRQTLVGEAVLKGSPAQEGSGEEKGRRSPRRRGSKASPGGSEEERASLCREGGRNLRGSSELVVPEQPPSREKPFRCLECGKRFRKSFSLIRHQHMHTGARPYTCGQCGKSFSQSSNLCTHQLTHTGERPYKCGECGKCFSHSSTLRKHHRIHTGERPYKCLDCGKRFRTRENLLRHEQTHTDERPFRCTDCGKSFKRNTHLVRHRRIHTGECGKSFTQSFNLTSHQRTHR; encoded by the exons atggacttgggcaggaggaacccccaagccaacacactcagcccttgttttcccccccatcaggatttgtccttcccaaagcttgggcggatggaggaggaggctgcgaggaagaggaagatgccttgggccccccaggcag gccccgagctgaggacggagagcccggaggacaaatccccccggcagaccctggtgggagaggccgttttgaagggttccccggcgcaggaaggcagcggggaggaaaagggccggagatccccccgcaggaggggctccaaagccagcccagggggctctgaggaggaaagagccagcctgtgccgggaaggcggccggaacttgagggggagctctgagctggtggtgcctgagcagcctcccagcagggagaagcccttcaggtgcttggaatgtgggaagaggttcaggaagagcttcagcctcatccgacaccagcacatgcacactggggcacgtccctacacgtgtgggcaatgtgggaagagcttcagccagagctccaaCCTCTGCACCCACCAGCTCACCCACACCGGAGAACGACCCTACaaatgtggggaatgtgggaagtgCTTCAGCCATAGCTCAACCCTCCGCAAACACCATCgtatccacactggggaacggccctacaagtgcttggattgtgggaagaggtttcgGACCAGAGAGaatctcctcaggcatgagcagacacacacggatgagaggcccttccgctgcaccgactgcgggaagagcttcaagcGGAACACCCACCTCGTcaggcaccggcgcatccacaccggggagtgtgggaagagcttcacccagagctttaacttgacctcacaccaacggacccaccggtaa